A region from the Acyrthosiphon pisum isolate AL4f chromosome A1, pea_aphid_22Mar2018_4r6ur, whole genome shotgun sequence genome encodes:
- the LOC100169400 gene encoding F-box/LRR-repeat protein 6, whose product MFLTKHMGQRLTHLNLADNRLSGITQLVNSLATHCPNLQSLDLTKVRMVGNTGNLHIERLQEGCPKLRVLRMSTSQLCLSNVPLNEQALSPGFPLLEELSVATISNDLNVSGQPFIDDQALERILKTSHKLYVLDVRGCSKVTDSSLVRIPAWDLTHLYLSGSFVTRVSDSGLDLICKKWSHSLIEIDLSWSTNTTILDAAVFAISEQGEKSMLRKMDLTGSSVSLEPVKAVLNNCHRLSALNLASCRGLPRGIKRLYKGHSLTELRAQLNKPDSSQESEDGGG is encoded by the exons ATGTTCCTGACAAAACACATGGGCCAAAGATTGACACACTTAAATTTGGCCGATAATCGTCTCTCGGGGATTACTCAATTAGTCAATTCTTTAgct ACGCACTGCCCAAATCTCCAATCTTTGGATTTGACTAAAGTCCGGATGGTTGGTAATACAGGAAATCTTCATATTGAACGTTTACAAGAAGGATGTCCAAAATTGCGTGTACTACGAATGTCTACTAGCCAACTATGTCTAAGTAATGTTCCATTGAATGAGCAAGCCTTATCTCCTGGTTTTCCACTTTTGGAAGAATTAAGTGTTGCTACAATTTCTAATGATCTAAATGTCTCTGGACAACCATTTATTGATGATCAAGCACTTGAGAGGATACTAAAAACATCGCATAAATTGTATGTGCTTGATGTTAGAGGATGTTCTAAAGTAACAGATTCAAGTCTAGTTAGGATACCTGCATGGGATTTGACCCACCTATATTTATCag gaTCTTTTGTTACTCGAGTATCAGATTCTGGTCTTGATCTGATATGTAAAAAGTGGAGTCATAGTCTCATAGAAATCGATCTATCATGGTCAACCAACACTACAATACTGGATGCAGCTGTTTTTGCAATTTCAGAACAGGGAGAAAAATCTATGCTTAG aaaaatggaTCTTACTGGTTCCTCTGTTAGTCTTGAACCAGTAAAAgctgtattaaataattgtcaCCGTCTCAGCGCCTTAAACTTAGCATCCTGCCGAGGCCTACCTAGAGGCATCAAAAGGCTGTATAAAGGTCACTCATTGACTGAATTACGAGCACAGCTTAATAAACCTGATTCATCTCAAGAATCTGAAGATGGAGGCGGCTAG